One part of the Caldisericia bacterium genome encodes these proteins:
- a CDS encoding sugar phosphate nucleotidyltransferase, with translation MSMKGVILAGGFGTRLRPLTINIPKPMVPIANKPILLHIVKLLKKHNIKDLIVILYHQPEIIKDYFKDGKDFGVNINYIISDEDLGTCGAVNLAKKYLKEDFIVISGDVLTDFNLSEIIEYHFNKKAIATITLTRAINPLQFGIVITNDEGRIVRFLEKPSWGEVFSDTINTGIYVLSPDIFEFVPERKEFDFSKNLFPIILKKSIPLYGFISNGYWKDIGNVREYKIAHDEIIKGMVEIEIEGERVLRIGSDIWHESGCEIKNLKNLLGTVVLGKNVKIHDARIFNSFIGDDVLIEDKVEINNSIIWSGSVIQKGSKIFDSIICKKVSIKEDSLLEGDNIISDDCEIGKNVIIKKGVYIWPSKIVEDNSVVTHSLVWGKAWTTSLFGSYGIIGANNVEVTPEFAAKLGCAYGTVLGKGATVFTGRDVDKSSRMLKRAMIAGLISAGVDVQDLRAVPVPILRFSLRTIGGSGGVHVKRSPFDPHLTNIKFFDKEGFDLSISNEQNIERIFFREEFYRATIEEIGTIDIPTRILETYKNFFTKSFDLKTIKSANLKFTIDYSFGSTVMYLPNILGDFDIDIFSLNAFMDGRKSVRSFQEFKEALNTLSMMVKSVKNHFGVLIDANGEKIFVVDDSGEIMSNTRLVACFIKLLLFEYKNLSVSIPVNASYELIQFLNEKGVKINFTSTISRNIIRDSLNSDFGADLVGGFIFVKEVPYFDGMFAIGKLVELLSKVGIPLSKIKEDTPLLDPSHIEISCPFDKKGTVMRKLSETKVFDPNTVEGVKILYDDGFVFILPDSDRPVIHIYSSFTSKDKEIKKLEEEEKEIKSWIIE, from the coding sequence ATGAGTATGAAAGGTGTTATTTTAGCAGGTGGTTTTGGTACAAGATTAAGACCTTTAACTATTAATATTCCAAAACCTATGGTTCCTATTGCAAATAAACCCATTTTATTACATATTGTTAAATTATTAAAAAAACACAATATAAAAGATCTTATTGTTATTCTTTATCATCAACCAGAAATTATAAAAGATTATTTTAAGGATGGAAAAGATTTTGGTGTGAACATAAATTATATTATTTCAGATGAAGATTTAGGCACATGTGGAGCAGTAAACCTTGCAAAAAAGTATCTCAAAGAAGATTTTATTGTTATTTCTGGAGATGTATTAACTGATTTTAATTTAAGCGAAATTATAGAATATCATTTCAATAAAAAAGCAATTGCTACAATAACATTAACAAGAGCAATAAATCCTCTTCAATTTGGAATAGTTATAACAAATGATGAAGGAAGAATCGTTAGATTCCTTGAAAAACCATCTTGGGGGGAAGTATTTTCAGATACAATTAACACAGGAATTTATGTTTTATCTCCTGATATATTTGAATTTGTACCAGAAAGAAAAGAGTTTGACTTTTCAAAAAATCTCTTTCCTATTATTCTTAAAAAGAGTATCCCTCTATATGGTTTTATATCAAATGGATATTGGAAAGATATAGGAAATGTTAGGGAATATAAAATTGCTCATGATGAGATCATAAAAGGAATGGTTGAAATTGAAATTGAAGGTGAGAGAGTTTTAAGAATTGGTTCTGATATATGGCATGAAAGCGGTTGCGAAATTAAAAATTTAAAAAATTTATTAGGAACTGTAGTTTTAGGCAAAAATGTTAAAATTCATGATGCAAGAATTTTCAATTCATTCATTGGAGATGATGTATTAATCGAAGATAAAGTAGAAATAAATAATTCAATAATTTGGAGTGGTAGTGTCATTCAAAAAGGAAGTAAAATATTTGATTCAATAATATGTAAAAAAGTTAGTATAAAAGAAGACTCGCTGTTAGAAGGAGATAATATAATTTCAGATGATTGTGAAATTGGAAAGAATGTGATAATTAAAAAAGGAGTTTATATTTGGCCTTCAAAGATTGTTGAAGATAATTCTGTTGTTACACATAGTTTAGTTTGGGGTAAGGCATGGACAACTTCTCTCTTTGGATCATATGGAATAATAGGAGCAAATAATGTTGAGGTAACTCCAGAATTTGCTGCAAAACTTGGTTGTGCTTATGGTACAGTTCTTGGTAAGGGAGCTACTGTTTTTACAGGTAGAGATGTTGATAAATCATCAAGAATGCTAAAAAGAGCAATGATTGCAGGATTAATTTCTGCAGGAGTTGATGTGCAAGATTTAAGAGCTGTACCAGTGCCAATTTTAAGATTTTCATTAAGAACAATTGGAGGATCAGGTGGAGTGCACGTTAAAAGGTCTCCATTTGATCCACATCTTACAAACATCAAATTTTTTGATAAAGAAGGTTTTGATCTTTCAATTTCCAACGAACAAAATATTGAAAGGATATTTTTTAGAGAAGAATTTTACAGAGCAACTATTGAGGAAATAGGAACAATTGATATACCAACTAGAATTCTTGAAACTTATAAAAACTTCTTTACAAAATCTTTTGATTTAAAAACAATTAAAAGTGCTAATCTTAAATTTACAATTGATTACTCTTTTGGCTCAACAGTTATGTATCTTCCAAACATATTAGGCGATTTCGATATTGATATATTTTCTTTAAATGCATTTATGGATGGAAGAAAATCAGTTAGAAGTTTTCAGGAATTTAAAGAAGCGTTAAATACATTATCAATGATGGTTAAATCAGTAAAAAATCATTTTGGTGTTTTAATTGATGCAAATGGTGAAAAAATATTTGTAGTTGATGATAGTGGTGAAATTATGTCTAACACAAGACTTGTTGCATGCTTTATTAAACTTCTTCTTTTTGAATATAAAAATCTTTCTGTATCTATACCTGTCAATGCATCTTATGAACTTATACAATTTTTAAATGAAAAAGGAGTGAAAATTAACTTTACTTCAACAATATCAAGAAATATCATAAGAGATTCTCTTAATTCAGATTTTGGTGCAGATCTTGTTGGTGGTTTTATATTTGTTAAAGAAGTGCCATATTTTGATGGTATGTTTGCTATAGGAAAACTTGTGGAACTTCTTTCAAAAGTAGGAATTCCTCTCTCTAAGATTAAAGAAGACACACCTTTATTAGATCCTAGCCATATAGAGATAAGTTGTCCTTTTGATAAAAAAGGAACAGTAATGAGAAAATTATCCGAAACTAAAGTTTTTGATCCAAACACAGTTGAAGGAGTAAAAATTCTTTATGATGATGGCTTTGTTTTTATTTTACCAGATAGTGATAGACCAGTAATTCATATTTATTCATCTTTTACTTCAAAAGATAAAGAAATAAAAAAACTTGAGGAAGAAGAAAAGGAGATTAAATCATGGATAATAGAATAA